A genomic window from Pseudomonas cavernicola includes:
- a CDS encoding transporter has protein sequence KYDTERDLNAYSLGDLSASLRWQPWASVRGKPVTTLYATLGLPTGTSPYDINSDKDLSTGSGYYSIGGGANLSYVIDPVVLFGSLGYTYNVPVTDINQARGGRKLEKVDPGSTLSFSMGFAYALSYDVSLSTSYQMAQTFKPTYTFADTSFEGTEQTSSIMNFSLGLRTSPDYIVNINAGFGMTEDSPDVLLGVSMPLDIKGLKAQ, from the coding sequence CAAGTACGACACCGAACGCGATTTGAACGCCTACAGCTTGGGCGATCTCTCTGCCAGCCTGCGCTGGCAGCCTTGGGCCTCGGTGCGTGGCAAGCCGGTGACGACCCTGTATGCCACCCTGGGTTTGCCCACTGGCACCAGCCCCTACGACATCAACAGCGACAAAGACCTGTCGACTGGCAGCGGTTATTACAGCATCGGCGGTGGTGCCAACCTATCTTATGTGATCGACCCAGTGGTGCTCTTCGGCTCGCTGGGTTACACCTACAACGTGCCGGTGACCGACATCAATCAGGCGCGTGGCGGGCGCAAGCTGGAGAAAGTCGATCCGGGCTCGACCCTGTCGTTCAGCATGGGCTTTGCCTATGCGCTGTCCTATGACGTTTCGCTCTCCACTTCCTACCAGATGGCGCAGACCTTCAAGCCGACTTACACCTTCGCCGACACCAGCTTCGAGGGTACCGAGCAGACCAGTTCGATCATGAACTTCTCGCTGGGGCTGAGGACCTCGCCAGACTACATCGTCAACATCAATGCCGGCTTTGGCATGACGGAGGACTCGCCCGACGTGTTGTTGGGGGTGTCGATGCCACTGGATATCAAAGGCCTGAAGGCCCAATAA